A single Metarhizium brunneum chromosome 5, complete sequence DNA region contains:
- the vpr_3 gene encoding Minor extracellular protease vpr, whose product MVGLSLVVSLVAAAASALAADAQDDKVVKTIVPGAYIFELEAGHDPAAFEQTVGKDGTTRMKLDYELFKGVSVQLHDVDKAHEKAAKLADTPAVKAVYPVQLFNMPKPKVEWIAQDGTKAPGGLLSSRADDGADTFSPHVMTQVDKLRAKGITGKGVKIAVVDTGIDYKHPALGGCFGEGCLVAFGTDLVGDAYDGFNTPHPDPDPMDCGGHGSHVAGIVAAQPNTYGFTGAAPGATLGAYRVFGCKGQAGNDVLIAAFNQAYQDGANIITASIGGPSGWSEDPWAEAVSRIVDKGVPCTVSAGNEGAEGIFYASTAANGRRVSAIASYDNVQTPTLIYSSQYQVDGDADTKFGYVPSDPASWDGVTLPAWSNSLDPTIPDDGCDAFPANTPDLSKYVVLIRRGSCSFAQKVNNAVAKGAKYVIVYNNNAVGAIPMDLTGVPAGSIKAASMIDGTTGATFINALKDGKKLTLKMVSPQKTDSEVSTSNNTVTGGALSTFTSWGPTWEMDTKPQFGAVGGNILSTYPRALGSYAVLSGTSMSCPQTAGIIALIHEVRGTYDPELIQNLLSANANPQLFNDGTKFYDFLAPVPQQGGGLVQAYDAAYATTLLSPSSLSFNDTDHFVETLSFKLQNTDSKGITYKITHTPAMTMYALGDGSPSVQQFPNVAVQAVATIKLSETSVTLNGGQSKSISVSPTPPQGLDAKRLALWSGYIVINGTDGTSLSLPYQGLTGSLHNSAVLGANNTWISKSTDKKSNPVPPNSTFVIPAPGNAGSNDTLPQLTVELYLGSRKIRADIVPLTTCPPKNLTTEFQGIKTIGQPYNFPALWGTRGLNTFPWDGRLDSGNYAPPGKYKFVVRALRIFGDEKKKDDWDVSTSPALHIKYQ is encoded by the exons ATGGTGGGACTCTCACTTGTCGTGTCGCTCGTGGCGGCCGCTGCgtccgccttggccgcagaTGCTCAGGACGATAAAGTTGTCAAGACGATCGTTCCCGGCGCGTACATTTTCGAACTGGAGGCCGGCCAT GACCCTGCTGCTTTCGAGCAGACGGTTGGCAAGGATGGTACGACCCGAATGAAGCTCGACTATGAGTTGTTCAAGGGCGTCTCGGTTCAATTGCACGACGTCGACAAGGCTCAcgaaaaggcagccaagctggccgaTACACCGGCTGTCAAGGCTGTGTACCCGGTCCAGCTCTTCAACATGCCCAAGCCCAAAGTCGAATGGATTGCCCAGGACGGCACCAAGGCGCCGGGTGGTCTCCTTTCCTCGAgggctgatgatggcgcTGACACGTTTTCCCCTCATGTCATGACACAGGTGGACAAGCTCCGTGCAAAGGGAATTACCGGCAAGGGCGTTAAGATTGCCGTTGTTGATACTGGT ATTGATTACAAACACCCAGCTTTGGGTGGCTGCTTCGGCGAAGGCTGCCTGGTCGCCTTCGGAACAGACTTGGTCGGCGATGCCTATGACGGCTTCAACACGCCTCACCCTGATCCCGACCCCATGGACTGTGGTGGCCACGGTTCGCACGTTgccggcatcgtcgccgcccagcCCAACACGTACGGGTTCACTGGTGCCGCTCCTGGCGCGACCTTGGGGGCCTACCGTGTGTTTGGCTGCAAGGGTCAGGCTGGTAACGATGTCCTGATTGCAGCTTTCAACCAGGCTTATCAGGATGGTGCCAACATCATCACGGCATCTATTGGCGGGCCTAGCGGTTGGTCTGAGGATCCATGGGCTGAGGCTGTCTCCCGAATCGTTGATAAGGGCGTGCCTTGTACTGTTTCTGCGGGCAATGAAGGTGCAGAAGGCATCTTCTATGCTAGCACTGCCGCCAACGGCCGTCGCGTCTCAGCCATTGCTTCGTATGACAATGTCCAGACCCCTACTCTCATCTACAGCTCCCAATATCAGGTAGACGGCGATGCCGATACCAAGTTTGGCTACGTCCCTTCTGATCCTGCTAGCTGGGACGGCGTCACGCTGCCGGCATGGTCCAACAGCCTCGACCCTACAATCCCCGACGATGGCTGCGACGCTTTCCCGGCCAACACGCCTGATCTCAGCAAGTATGTTGTTCTGATCCGCCGGGGCTCTTGCTCTTTTGCGCAAAAGGTCAACAacgccgtggccaagggTGCCAAGTACGTGATTGTTTACAACAACAATGCTGTCGGTGCCATTCCGATGGACCTTACGGGAGTCCCTGCTGGTTCCATCAAGGCAGCATCGATGATTGACGGCACGACTGGTGCAACATTCATCAATGCTCTCAAGGATGGCAAAAAGCTTACACTGAAGATGGTGAGTCCTCAGAAGACGGACTCAGAGGTCAGCACTTCCAACAACACCGTTACTGGCGGCGCTCTGAGCACATTTACCAGTTGGGGCCCGACTTGGGAAATGGATACTAAGCCTCAGTTTGGTGCTGTTGGCGGTAATATTCTTTCCACTTATCCCCGAGCCTTGGGTAGTTATGCTGTTCTCTCCGGAACATCTATGTCCTGCCCTCAGACTGCTGGTATCATCGCTCTGATCCACGAGGTCCGCGGTACTTACGACCCTGAGCTGATTCAGAATTTGCTTTCTGCCAACGCTAACCCACAGCTGTTTAATGACGGCACCAAATTTTACGATTTCTTGGCTCCCGTTCCGCAGCAAGGCGGTGGTCTAGTCCAGGCATATGATGCAGCCTATGCCACCACTCTTCTTTCGCCTTCCAGCTTGTCATTCAACGACACGGACCACTTTGTCGAGACGCTCAGCTTTAAGCTTCAGAATACCGACAGTAAGGGGATTACTTACAAGATCACCCATACTCCCGCCATGACGATGTATGCGTTGGGTGACGGTTCGCCCAGTGTTCAGCAGTTCCCGAATGTGGCGGTCCAAGCCGTTGCCACTATCAAGCTCAGCGAAACCAGCGTTACCCTCAACGGTGGCCAGTCCAAGTCTATCAGTGTTTCCCCTACCCCCCCTCAGGGGCTGGATGCCAAACGCCTTGCTCTTTGGTCTGGTTACATTGTCATTAACGGCACCGATGGCACGTCTCTGTCTCTCCCCTACCAGGGACTTACCGGCTCCCTGCACAATTCTGCGGTCCTAGGTGCTAATAACACCTGGATCTCCAAGTCGACCGACAAAAAGTCCAACCCGGTTCCGCCCAACTCGACTTTTGTGATCCCCGCGCCGGGCAACGCCGGCTCCAACGACACTCTTCCCCAGCTCACTGTCGAATTGTACCTTGGCTCTCGAAAGATCCGCGCTGACATTGTGCCTCTGACGACGTGCCCTCCTAAGAACTTGACGACTGAATTCCAGGGCATCAAGACTATTGGCCAGCCGTACAACTTCCCTGCCCTCTGGGGAACTCGTGGTCTCAATACCTTCCCCTGGGACGGACGTCTTGACTCTGGCAATTACGCTCCTCCTGGCAAGTACAAGTTTGTTGTGCGTGCCCTGAGGATCTTTggcgacgagaagaagaaggacgatTGGGACGTTAGCACGTCACCGGCTTTGCACATTAAATATCAATAA
- the ccdc25 gene encoding Coiled-coil domain-containing protein 25: MVYYFTSSAVEPPGFIYVGKDKFENEDLIRYGWDEDVWFHVDKLSSAHVYLRMREGQSWDALPDALLADLAQLTKANSIEGNKKDNVAVIYTPWSNLRKDGSMDVGQVSFKDARKVRRVLVAARENPIVNRLNRTRVEQRPDLKQLRDERLAELRRTEQAAAQTRRKEDARQAQEWKERKWAKDHAYDDMFTEENMAGSSNRDRGADWEDDFM; this comes from the exons ATGGTCTACTACTTCACCTCGAGCGCCGTCGAGCCCCCGGGCTTCATCTACGtcggcaaggacaagttcgAAA ATGAGGACCTCATCCGGTACGGCTGGGACGAGGACGTCTGG TTCCACGTCGACAAGCTCTCCAGCGCGCACGTCTACCTCCGGATGCGCGAGGGTCAGAGCTGGGACGCCCTCCCCGACGCGCTCCTCGCGGACCTGGCGCAGCTCACAAAGGCCAATTCCATAGAGG GCAACAAAAAGGACAACGTGGCCGTCATCTACACGCCGTGGTCCAACCTCCGCAAGGACGGGTCCATGGACGTCGGGCAGGTGTCCTTCAAGGACGCGCGCAAGGTGAGGCGCGTGCTCGTCGCGGCGCGCGAGAACCCCATTGTCAACCGGCTCAACCGGACGAGGGTCGAGCAGAGGCCGGACCTGAAGCAGCTGCGGGACGAGCGCTTGGCCGAGCTGCGGCGGACGGAGCAGGCCGCTGCGCAGACGAGG AGAAAGGAGGACGCGAGGCAGGCGCAGGAGTGGAAGGAGAGGAAGTGGGCTAAGGACCATGCGTACGATGACATGTTTACCGAGGAGAATATGGCGGGGTCGAGTAATCGCGATCGCGGGGCGGACTGGGAAGACGACTTTATGTGA
- the FMN1_1 gene encoding Riboflavin kinase, giving the protein MEDVPGWNAGPPRRQQTSRAAAAGLHLAATATSPSPLRPSRSLADLRTPTIDEPPLPPLPPRFYNPDLPPSPPPPYEVRRAQSSSALSLDALLIDAAEPDAPPKKKSTLGQRMHFTMTGLINNPVESSSHYSVIRHSWLPVIYNGPDTSVSVTILSDAPLPSNRTLWLRQKGLLGNMGMALQAMTSLRSDWIEVTPAQEAQVKHIPDQKECVIQRDLERFTRKARDKHKRHVPRETHIVRIPAAATDGYYYLVVCGGKDATKVLCRCPVFRVASMSQDAAVVRGASLSTLPLEIGLKVASTVGTLVAKKYIGVAGVVAEKSAGKYMAKQSVKKAATVAAKSYHGLGGPGIQHVVKDSWRRQRAAGVTAGYTTELAVAVIGPDDGPEKPFPVKFEGAVERGTGSSSAELGFPTANLSGVPDAVRTPLSGVFAAWARLLPGGRNVPDGLSPDWHPAVVTIAPPRGAAPAVAPKNGVRVHVLHDFDDVAFFGGKLAVLLMGWLHPAAPPTAYSTDVVAQHALDIGTTLTSLDRDNWSPERTVARIKALKSERSLSDRLDGVTGKVVQGVDRIPLHRVAVRSQSEAMRDQCFGVGGIWIRRGYL; this is encoded by the coding sequence ATGGAAGACGTCCCCGGATGGAACGCAGGTCCACCACGGCGGCAACAGACGTctcgcgccgccgccgccggccttcACCTCGCCGCAACGGCGACTTCGCCCTCGCCTCTTCGTCCCAGTAGGTCTCTGGCAGATCTGCGCACGCCCACGATAGATGAACCGCCCCTGCCGCCTCTCCCCCCGAGATTCTACAATCCAGACCTgcctccgtcgccgcctcccccctACGAGGTTCGCCGGGCCCAGAGCTCGTCTGCCCTCTCGCTCGATGCGTTACTCATCGACGCCGCGGAGCCGGAcgcgccgccaaagaagaaatcCACGCTCGGTCAAAGGATGCATTTCACCATGACCggcctcatcaacaacccCGTCGAGTCAAGCAGCCACTACAGCGTCATCCGGCACTCCTGGCTGCCCGTCATATACAACGGGCCGGACACGTCCGTCTCGGTAACCATCCTGTCGGACGCGCCCCTCCCATCGAACAGGACGCTGTGGCTGCGGCAAAAGGGGCTCCTGGGAAATATGGGCATGGCGCTCCAGGCAATGACGAGCTTGAGAAGCGACTGGATCGAGGTCACGCCCGCGCAGGAAGCCCAGGTGAAGCACATCCCCGACCAGAAGGAGTGCGTCATCCAGCGCGACCTTGAACGGTTCACGAGAAAAGCGCGGGACAAGCACAAGAGACACGTGCCCAGAGAGACGCACATTGTCCGGATCCCGGCCGCAGCAACGGACGGGTACTACTACCTGGTGGTCTGCGGGGGGAAGGATGCCACCAAGGTGCTCTGCAGATGCCCCGTCTTTCGCGTGGCGAGCATGTCCCAGGACGCGGCGGTCGTCCGGGGCGCGAGCCTGAGCACCCTGCCGCTGGAAATTGGCCTCAAGGTCGCCTCCACCGTCGGGACGCTCGTCGCCAAGAAGTACAttggcgtcgccggcgtcgttGCCGAGAAGAGCGCCGGCAAGTACATGGCCAAACAGTCGGTCAAGAAGGCCGCGACGGTGGCGGCCAAGAGCTACCACGGGCTCGGGGGCCCAGGGATCCAACACGTCGTCAAGGATAGCTGGAGGCGGCAACGGGCCGCCGGTGTGACGGCCGGGTACACGACCGAgctggccgtcgccgtcatcggccCCGACGACGGCCCCGAGAAGCCGTTCCCCGTCAAGTTCGAGGGCGCGGTGGAACGAGGAACCGGCTCCTCGAGCGCAGAACTGGGCTTTCCGACCGCCAACTTGTCCGGCGTCCCGGACGCCGTCAGGACACCGCTCTCCGGCGTGTTCGCCGCCTGGGCGAGGCTTCTCCCCGGAGGGAGGAACGTACCCGACGGCCTCTCGCCGGACTGGCACCCGGCCGTCGTGACCATTGCGCCTCCCCGCGGCGCCGCGCCCGCCGTCGCCCCTAAGAACGGCGTGCGCGTCCATGTCCTCcacgactttgacgacgtTGCCTTTTTCGGGGGCAAACTGGCCGTCCTGCTCATGGGGTGGCTGCACCCCGCCGCACCGCCGACCGCCTACTCTACAGACGTCGTTGCCCAGCACGCGCTCGACATTGGCACCACGCTGACGAGTCTAGACCGAGACAACTGGTCCCCGGAAAGGACGGTGGCGCGCATCAAGGCGCTCAAGAGCGAGAGGAGCTTGTCGGATCGCCTGGACGGCGTGACGGGCAAGGTGGTCCAGGGCGTCGACAGAATCCCGCTGCACCGCGTGGCCGTACGCAGCCAGTCCGAGGCCATGAGGGACCAGTGCTTCGGCGTGGGGGGCATATGGATACGCAGAGGATACTTGTAG
- the Ppp1r3a gene encoding Protein phosphatase 1 regulatory subunit 3A, with product MLNLGGSLRQSPPPAVDGRELIPKGAMISPPESTTSGSDEDEPPEIKSRRRVILKDLREAVSQMSKAATPPPSQTQHMLDGISPSLRVSFSTSALSELPMGGRKTGHVRSATEPHASILGKQSTSSAAFEEDADDDLRFKPQMVRKKSGELVRPALRGHRRPSSMPGTPVFSKAVHFDSHLEHVRHFLQVDRPLAVSAGSSPVENYDSDAEYPFLKSSHGGKTSPFEWELATPNFPHDSLVRRTMPVRLEKVWLSNDQKSLLGSINVANLAFHKAVVCRFTTDYWKTVSEVGAEYSHEIRPREGSEARDRFTFTIKLSDMADLESKTLFFCIRYTVNGQEYWDNNNSTNFQVDFKKQHLPQNGKHNFQGAASKPLNGLPRSNRRQSGASTFRPVSMPASLDAFGNSNGVFKFDQPIHEYLGESDSAGGLRFKSKSSSSLASDNLSNDAVSPSGAAFSNRYDFGASLNAAVKAAKDTTSNQSKTRDKEKDTLYMKRNVRGSESPTPLSFSGSSPSGLDSSTSSLPSVSYEELVNRYCFVCVPDLQFNLNENPPATP from the coding sequence ATGCTAAATTTGGGTGGCAGCCTGCGGcaatcgccgccgcctgccgTCGACGGGCGGGAATTGATTCCCAAAGGCGCCATGATTTCACCTCCAGAGTCCACCACGTCTGGaagtgatgaagacgagcCCCCAGAAATCAAGAGTCGACGACGTGTTATCCTCAAAGACCTGAGAGAGGCAGTTAGTCAAATGTCCAAAGCTGCGACCCCTCCCCCTTCACAAACACAACACATGCTAGATGGCATTTCCCCCAGTTTACGCGTGAGCTTCAGCACTAGTGCGTTGAGCGAGTTGCCCATGGGTGGGCGAAAAACCGGACACGTGCGCTCTGCCACCGAACCCCATGCCTCAATATTGGGGAAGCAAAGCACCTCCTCAGCGGCCTTCGAAGAGGACGCAGACGACGATCTGAGGTTCAAACCCCAGATGGTGCGGAAGAAGTCTGGTGAATTGGTACGACCGGCCCTTCGGGGTCATCGACGCCCGTCTAGTATGCCGGGCACGCCCGTGTTCTCGAAGGCTGTTCACTTTGACTCTCATTTAGAGCACGTACGCCATTTCTTGCAAGTCGATCGACCCCTTGCCGTAAGCGCTGGATCATCGCCGGTTGAAAATTACGACAGCGACGCGGAATATCCATTTCTCAAGAGCAGCCATGGAGGCAAGACTTCCCCCTTTGAGTGGGAGCTCGCTACTCCTAATTTTCCCCACGACTCTCTTGTACGCAGGACTATGCCTGTGAGGTTAGAAAAGGTTTGGTTATCCAACGATCAAAAGTCCCTCTTGGGCTCCATCAACGTGGCAAATCTGGCGTTTCACAAAGCAGTTGTCTGTCGCTTTACCACGGACTACTGGAAGACGGTGTCGGAAGTCGGCGCTGAATACAGTCATGAAATCCGCCCTCGCGAGGGCTCGGAAGCCCGTGATCGGTTCACTTTTACCATTAAGCTGTCAGATATGGCCGACCTAGAGTCCAAGACTCTCTTCTTTTGCATCCGTTACACGGTCAATGGCCAGGAGTATTGGGACAACAACAACTCGACCAACTTCCAAGTTGATTTCAAGAAACAACATTTGCCGCAGAATGGTAAGCATAACTTCCAGGGAGCAGCCTCCAAGCCTCTGAATGGCCTGCCTCGCAGCAACCGGAGACAAAGCGGCGCAAGTACATTTCGCCCGGTGTCTATGCCCGCATCCCTGGATGCCTTCGGTAATTCCAATGGCGTCTTCAAATTTGATCAGCCTATTCATGAATACCTCGGCGAGTCTGACTCTGCCGGTGGGCTCCGCTTCAAGTCAAAGTCTTCCTCGAGTCTAGCGAGTGATAATCTTTCCAATGATGCGGTGTCACCCAGCGGGGCTGCCTTTTCTAACCGCTACGACTTTGGTGCGTCTCTCAACGCTGCtgtcaaggcggccaaggacaCTACCTCGAACCAATCCAAGACCAgggacaaggagaaggatACTCTGTACATGAAGAGAAACGTTCGAGGGTCTGAATCCCCTACGCCTCTGTCATTCAGTGGAAGCTCGCCAAGTGGGTTGGACTCATCTACGTCGAGTCTACCAAGCGTCTCATACGAGGAACTCGTCAACAGGTATTGCTTTGTATGTGTTCCCGATCTCCAGTTCAACCTCAACGAAAATCCTCCTGCAACACCCTAG